Genomic DNA from Peribacillus simplex NBRC 15720 = DSM 1321:
ACTTTGGCGATTGCCAATACACTCCCAGGACCGATTGCCACGAAGATGGCAGCATATCTTGGTTATAAATTAAAAGGCTGGCCGGGAGCCCTCGTAAGTGTGGCCGCACACGTTTTACCTTCATGCTTTGCGATGGTTTTCTTAATTGCGTTCATTAATGTTTTAAGTAATTCAGCGATGATCAGTAATATGATTGCTGCTGTCATGCCAGTTGTTGCCGTCATGCTTGGTCAAATGGCTTATGAGTTTGGCGAAAAGGCGGTAAAAGGTTTAGGAAAGGTGCTCGGAATCACCTTTTTTGCGATTTCCTTTTTCCTCCTGCAGATCATTTCCCTACATCCGGGTATCGTCATTATGATTTTCCTTATATATGGGGCGTTCCATTTTAAATTAAAGGATAGATTGAAAAATAAAAAGGTTAATAGGAAGGAGGAATCCGCCTAATGGGTCTAATCATCCCTATTGGAGTTGCTGTTTTTCTAGCATTTTTCATAGCCAATATTCTTGGATACGGCGGTGGTCCAGCCTCGATTCCGCTTATGTATGATCAAATCGTCACCCGTTACGGCTGGCTTGATAATACCGAGTTCTCACAAATGCTTGCGTTAGGAAATTCACTCCCA
This window encodes:
- a CDS encoding chromate transporter; protein product: MKNSYTELTVGMMRTGILGFGGGPSVIPLIRHEAVSRYHWLDDDEFGDTLAIANTLPGPIATKMAAYLGYKLKGWPGALVSVAAHVLPSCFAMVFLIAFINVLSNSAMISNMIAAVMPVVAVMLGQMAYEFGEKAVKGLGKVLGITFFAISFFLLQIISLHPGIVIMIFLIYGAFHFKLKDRLKNKKVNRKEESA